From Cyprinus carpio isolate SPL01 chromosome A7, ASM1834038v1, whole genome shotgun sequence, a single genomic window includes:
- the LOC109063605 gene encoding phospholipid scramblase 2-like: MSAPGYPSPHQPPYPMPQLGGHSMPPYPMGGYGDPAQAAPPAGFQVGYQPVPDQPVMYQPGPVGPVSPASHHGQPYGAPVPAPVSVPAGVPPGLEYLTQIDQILIHQKVELLEAIIGFETNNQYEIKNSLGQKIYSAKEKNDCCTRNCCGALRSFDMKIKDNADREVIRLIRPFRCVSCWCPCCLQEMEVQAPPGTTVGYVKQDWHPCYPKFSIQGPNKETVMKIEGPCLACNCCGDVNFELKGKDGTGKPIGRISKQWSGLLKEVFTDTDNFGIQFPMDMDVKMKAVLMGACFLVDFMFFEKVGDTNQRNTVFS, translated from the exons ATGTCTGCCCCAG GCTACCCATCTCCACACCAGCCTCCTTATCCCATGCCCCAGCTGGGTGGACACTCCATGCCCCCCTATCCCATGGGAGGTTATGGAGATCCTGCACAGGCGGCCCCACCTGCAGGGTTCCAAGTAGGATACCAGCCAGTTCCAGATCAGCCAGTCATGTATCAGCCTGGTCCAGTTGGTCCAGTTAGTCCAGCATCACACCATGGCCAGCCATATGGAG CACCTGTCCCTGCACCAGTCTCAGTGCCTGCTGGAGTACCACCTGGTCTGGAGTACCTCACTCAG ATTGATCAGATCCTTATTCATCAGAAAGTGGAGTTGTTAGAGG CAATCATTGGCTTTGAGACCAACAACCAGTATGAGATCAAGAATAGCCTCGGTCAAAAGATTTATTCTgccaaagaaaaaaatgactgctGCACACGCAACTGCTGTGGAGCCCTGCGCAGCTTTGACATGAAGATCAAAGACAACGCCGATCGAGAGGTCATACGACTGATCCGACCTTTCCGCTGTGTCTCCTGTTGGTGCCCCTGCTGCCTACAAGAG ATGGAGGTTCAGGCCCCCCCGGGAACTACTGTAGGGTATGTGAAGCAGGACTGGCACCCCTGTTATCCAAAATTCTCCATCCAGGGGCCAAACAAGGAGACTGTGATGAAGATTGAAGGGCCCTGCTTGGCATGTAACTGCTGTGGGGATGTGAACTTTGAG CTCAAAGGCAAAGACGGTACTGGGAAGCCTATCGGTCGCATTAGTAAGCAGTGGAGCGGCCTGTTAAAGGAAGTCTTTACTGACACTGACAACTTTGGCATCCAGTTTCCAATGGACATGGATGTGAAGATGAAGGCTGTACTTATGGGTGCTTGCTTCCTTGTT GATTTCATGTTCTTTGAAAAAGTTGGAGACACAAACCAACGTAATACTGTATTCTCTTAG